In Brachyhypopomus gauderio isolate BG-103 chromosome 2, BGAUD_0.2, whole genome shotgun sequence, the DNA window AGACAGCAAACTTGAAGAGGTCGCGGTCACCCACGGGGTGTGTTAATGTGTCCCATGAGAAATGGGATCAGCTTTGTTTACCATGACAAATCGGAATTTCCACACTCTTCTAGCTAAGGTCTGAGAAGAAGGTTATGTGTTCTTGTGCTGTTACACACCCATGATATGTTGATAACACCTATTTTCTAAGCTTATATTTGCACATCGCTCTAGCACAAGAGACACAAAAAACATATCCTGATTTTCTTTGGTGCTACAAAACACTTTACAGTCATTCTCAACTGTATGTACACATTTTAGAAACTGGATCTCTGCTATAAAATACCTGAACAAGGGTGAACAAGGCTCTCAAACCCTTTTTGAAAGCCCTCATATACAGCAGTATAGTGGCTACTTTGtacagctgcacacacagtcCTTATGATGCAGTACTGTAAAGAATTTAAAATCATAACATGATTTTTCAATGCTTGTCCAGAGTCCTGGTGATGTTGATAGTATTCTGAACACATGTGACTGCTTCATACTCCAACTGTGGTTGACAGCATTTCTAACAGCATCATTGTCATCATTCATTTAGCACACATCTGTTTATATTTTGTTTGCTGTCTGCTTAGTCTTTCTCCTCTTTGCCCTCTaactctgtctcttcctctctcatttTCCCAAACTTTCCCCAAAACTAGTTACTGTTACTATTACTTCCTTGTTACTGTTAGTTACTGTTACTTCCTGTAACTGGAGGGCGACTTGATGAACACTATCTGAAGATGCATGGatgcgcaaaaatattctcatctactaaaggggggcacggcagaaaaagtttgggaaccactgctttagCTCATACCTGTCTGGCTTTGCAACCtatatgaaaaataaaataacaaaaataacagAACTTACTGACTCTGAAACGCACTTTCTCTCTTAGTGATAGCAGCACCGTGGCATGAGAGCTGTGTGAGACGTGAGCCGTGACCCTGAGCATTGCGTGCAAACTGGCACAAAGTGTCTATGGGGTGTGAGTCAAGGGTTAGAAAATGAGAAAGAACAGGGATAGTgaaaacacaagcacacgcacgaTCACGATCACGATCACGCACAAACGcacatatatatactgtatatgcatatatatgtaccgtatatacatatacacatatatacatgtaaaatgtctcttttcttcttcttcttgaagCTCACCCGCAGGTGCTGTGCAGAGATGTGAAGGCGGCTGCACATGTCCAGGAAGTGGGGCAGGCCCCTCTCCTCCAGCAGCAGGTACACAGCTACACCCCGCTTAGACGCCGCATCCAATAGATCCTGCAGAATCAGCAGGTCTGTCAGGAGGTCCATGACTACCGCTACCagctgtggacacacacacacacacacacacacacacacacacacaccagaggagTGAGACATCGCTGTCATAAATGATAAAGAGCTACTTTCTAAAGTTTCAAGTATCTGTGGCATCTGTGAGCACAGCCTAATGGTGACGCAGCACTAACTAGCTCCAAATCTCCTCCGTCTTCCccttctctcctcacacaccaaACATCCTCAAACCTCCTCAAACCTCCTCCGCCTGCACCTCCCCCTTCACTCCTCACACACCAAACATCCTCAAACCTCTGAGTCTTTCACAAATCTTCTCAACAAACCAGGCGTGCCACAGGGATCCAACAAACGTTGAAGTGAACTCACGAGTGGCGTAGTATTTTAATAGCCTTGAAAAACAGGTTTAAGTGTCGGATTGCCTAAATCTTATTGCTAGCAATATATAACAGCCGAAAAGTTAAAATCGTAAACAGGTTCCTTGGGGTTCCTTGGTTAAGTAACCACACAAAACAGATTTAATTGCCAAAGCTGAGAGAACGCATCAGAAAGGGCAGTGATTACACTCTCATCCACCACTGCAGCCTTCCTGCCTGGAATGTCTGGCTTAGTGACCACTTAACAGCCAGGTGCAACTCTGACTTCATTATTCCCCATCGCAGAACTGGTTTCAAATGGATTGATGTGGGATAAAAATAACTTCTACTACCAGCGCATGCAGAAACACTCCCAGAGATACTCCAGCTCTAAGAAATAATGTCAGGGTTAACTGCTGCATTTCTCTACCTACAAAACATGTAAGGAAGCTGGATTTTGATTTGACATAGGAGTAAAATCCAATCATAAAACAGACTACTAAACTATAGTCTACACTGGAATGGGGCATTATGATACTTTTCCGAATCACATGACGTATGAAGCAGGGTGGTGTGATACTGATGACTTGTCGTCCGCAGTGACGCATTTCCTGAAGCTCATATAAATAAATCAGCTGTTGTGCCACTTGTGTGTCcatacatgttcacacacacatacattttcatacaaacaaccccccccccccccacaacacacaaccatacactcactcacacatgctcacagacacacaatcatacacataCCATACTGACAGAGGTTCACAGACACCCTTATGtgctcacatactcacacacacactcacacacacacacacacacacacacacacacacacacacacacacacaaccacactcacacatgctcacacctCCACAATCATGTTCACCCAACTCACGATCACACACAACCCCgtgcacatgctcacacacacacaaccacactcacacatgctcacacgcaTCCCAACACCTCCATATCAACACAAACGCATAAATGctcacacccacaaacacccacacccacaaggtcacacacactcacaaacacacacacacacacacacacacacacatacatatgtatCCAAAGATTCTTCCATGTGAATTCAAATAATgaattaataatattaacagTTATGACATAACtacatataatattatatttcaTTATAATAATAAGAAGGAATAAACTTTTCTaattattctttttttattttagaggTTCACAAACATTCGCTGTACAGGTAGTAACTGTTGAAATATTGCAGAAATTAGATAAGTAAACAGTCCTCTCCAAAAGTATTGGATCAGCAAAAGTATTGGAACGGCAGGGCAAATtcctttgtttttgttgttcacTGAAGACAACTGGGCAGGGCCGGAGTGAGCCCCCTTTTCAGCTCAGGAGTTTCATCCCCAAATCCGACACAAAATTaattttccctcccaatcggcccaaactagagattgacatgagccggcccatcgggaatcctcccgaatctcccgattagccactccggcacTGCAACTGGGTCAAGAGACGAGTACGAGACAAGAGCTCAGAATTTCATCCTTTATTTCCTGGTATTTATATCTAGATTTGTTGAGCAACTTAGGACACACCAGCCTTTGTTTGAAGCCACACATTTCACAGGTGAGCAAAACTATTAGACCATGTGACTGACAGGTGTTTCTTGTTGACCAGGTGTTCTTTTTTAGGTTGATTGTTCAAATGTTAAATGGCTCTGCATGACTAATCGACATTATTAGCCTGGGTTTATGAAGATGAGGTTAAAGATCAGACATAAAGACCATGGAGCTGCCTATGGGAGAAAAACAAGTCATTTTGAAGATAAGGAAAATCAGAGCCACTGGACAACCATTTGGCATAGCAAGAACagcaagaaaagaaagaaactacTTGtgtagtcatggcctggtggttagggaactggtcttgtgaccggagggtcgtgggttcgatccccaggcctgatgccatgactgaggtgcccctgagcaaggcccttaaccctcaattgctcacttgtataaaaaaatgagataaaaatgtaagtcgctctggataagggcgtctgccaaatgccataaatgtaaatgtgtactGAGCAACAGACATTGAACAGGTCGGCCAAGGAGAACAACCATAGTTGATGACAGGAATATTGTGAGAGTTgtgaaaaaaccccaaaacatcaGTAACATCACGGGTGAAGGTATCACAACCCGCTGTTGGAAGTACACTCAGAAAGCAGAAATATAGAGGCCGTACCACAAGATGCAAACCATTCATCAGCAATAAGGATCTGAAGGCCAGTTTGGTATTTTCAAAGAAGTACAGAGATAAGCACCAAACGTTCTGGAACACAATCTTAGGTACTGATGAAACCAAGATTACCAATGTGATGGAAAGGCCAAAGTGTGAAGACAGAAAGGAACTGCTTATGATCCAAAATACAGAAGCACGGTGGAGGTAACGTCATGGCTTGGGCGGGCATGGTTGGTTCAGGAACAAACTCATAATTGATGATGTAACTAATGATGGCAGCAGCAGAATGAATTCTGGAGTGTACAGAAACATTTTGTCCGGCAATTTATGGAGAAATCCGAACTAATCGGGAGGAAGTTTATCACGcagcaggacaatgacccaaagcacactgcaaacaaaacaaaggacTTCGTCGGGAACGAAAAGTGGAAGGTTTTGGACTGGCCAGCTCTGACCTGTCCTTAACCCAATAGAGGGTGCACTTCACCTCCTGAAGTGGAGACTACAAGGTGAAACTCCACCGAAACAAACAGGTACTGACAGAAGCCTCAGTAGAGGAAGAACGCAGCAGTATCACACGTGAAGAACAGTGATGTCGATGGGGCACAGGCTTCAGGCAAATACAACCAAAGGTCATGCCACCAAATATGAAATATTATTTACTTTAAACATTTTTGTTCCTTTACTTTTGCTGCTCTAAAAATGCTGTGGTCTAATACAAACAGTAATATGTCCTGTCGTTTAACACATCTAGATCTAGATGTTAATACCAGGAAATAAAAGCTTAAATTCTGACCTCTTGTATCATACTCATCTTTTGATCTTTAAACCCAAATGTCTCCAGTGAACAACAAAAATAAAGGATTTTGCCTTGCTGTTTCAATAATTTTGGAAGAGactgtatgtaaaaaaaaaaaaaaaaaaattttaacataTAATAGACAATACTGTAATGCAACTACTGTTAATGAATGACTCTCTTGTCTAGCATAGACCGGTGTTTGTCAACGTAATGATTTGAATGATATTTCTGAGCACACTACTGAGAAATAATCAGAAATAAATTGTCATCATACTAAGGACACTAATGATAAGTCATTGTATTTTTATGATGGCTTTCAAGCTTTTAGTGTTTGCCCTACCACAAAGCTCGGGTATTAGCCTATATAAACTTTCTAATAACAGCTCTAAAAAACTCCATCGTGGTGTGCGTCAAACTCAATAGCAAAATAAACTTGACATCCTTCACGTGGGGTGAGTCACGCAGAGATGAGTTCAGTCCAGGAAGTACAGTATTTTAACCAATGGACAGCATTATTACTACAGGAATAAAATAACAGAAAGTTTAAGACAAGCATTCATTCACCAGTTTTTGAAATATAAAACTGTACAGACACGTTCTTAATAGTTAATGTTACTAACTGTTTAATTAATGTTAGTTAGTTATTAAATAttgatattattattactgtaatTATTCTTAAGCACTGAAGGGTAACACCAATGAATACACGGTTTTTCCAGTGTAATGAAGTTTATCTGTGGGTTCGTTTCAGTGGCTTTATCACGGCTAACGATGCGACGTGGCCATAGTGGAAGATCTTATGGCATCTTAAAGTCCACAGAGTTCTAGCAGCTGTGGTCCAAATGTGTGGTACATTCACAGACGAGCCCTTGAGATGCATGGAGGAGTTCCTATTAGTTTAGCCTTATTCCATATATGACACGTTATTCTAGGCGTTCACAGTAGCATTTAATCTGTGAGAAATGAACAGTATGATGAGATTTCTGCACGTTGGTACACGTCCCGTCCTTCTGTCCCGGGCTTTTTCTCCTCTCGGGCACTAATTGTAATTACCGCAACGTGTCTCACTTTCTGCTGTTTTACGATTGTGTTTCATTAAATCAGCTTTACATGAGGAAACAAGTAATTCTAAACATTTCTGATTAATCTCATATGTGGAAAAGATCACAGCTATTATTTCATAATGCTATTTAGTCCTTGCGTCCTAATCactatattattaataaaatatagTTTTTTTCTAAAATCCTAGGCTACATTATTTGATATTTTTATTTCTTATATATcttattaataatattttattaaCTATTTCCTGGACATTGCCTTGTGTTACTGCTCTGAATCAGGGATGTAAATCATTTTCTTCTTTTGAACAAATTTTGTTAAgtgaaaacaaaagaataacTAAACTTTAACAAAGATAACTCCCTCACAATCACAAGCCCTTTGCCATTTATGGCTCCTATAAACGTTTATGAGGGCTGCCTGTGTACAAGGCTAGACATTCTCCATCTATCTGTAGCTTGTTATCTCCTTTATTTTACGAATGTCCATTAGGGCAACGGATGGCATCATTAAAGAATATGAAAACCCGAATACCTCGATTCTTCATGATGTGATGATGTATTGCCTAGAACGTAATTTGACAGCATGTGTAACTAAATACTGTGAAGACACCCCTGATGATGACCATGAAAGCCCTACTGTTTAATCACCTGCTGGAATTTCCATGGCCTACCAGAAAGATGCGCAATGTTTGCATACCTTGTTTGACTCTTGTATGAGTCTGCGCACCACCTCTTTGATATGTGGACTGTTCTCTTTGGGTGGATGCGTGTAAACGGACACGCGTGTCACTCCTTTGTAAAATGCGCTGTTCGGCCAGCCTATGTCCAGCGGGGGCACCTCGGTGTCGGACATGGTCGGCCAGTAGGTGGAGTGAACACCTGAGTCCGCGTTGGAGTCGTGGAGCGACCGAGAACCGCACGATTCCGTGTCACTCTCCTTATCATATTCCTGGAAGGTTTCTCGTATCCACTTCACTTCCCTGGCAGAGAGGAAATCCTTGATGTTGTCCTCCTTAAGCCGCATCTTGAAGGCGCCATCTCCATGTTTCAGTAGATGCTCCAGCGCCGCTCGCTGCTCCTCGCTGTAATAAAACTCCGGTTTAGACTCGGGTATCTTCACGTTGATGTTCTCGTCGTCTATACATTTGATCTGAGAATCCGCCATACTCTCCAAGGAGAAACAGTTAGCTCGCGTGCCTTACCCGGAAGAGCGTAGCGCACCTTTACCTGTCCTGTTTAATCGAGACTCAGGTAACGTGTAATTCTATAGCAGCGGCGCGAGGGAGGAGCTACGGAACCTGTAATAGTCTGTGACGACATATTTGCTTGTAGAGTGTAGCAAATTAACCCTAGTCTACACGTCACCGACGTTACTATAATAACTGTAAAACACCTGGCAGAAAAATATGCACAGGCACATGCATACCCATATGTGTTTATGGGTTTTTTTAAATGAAGAATCACAGTTCAAATTATAGTTTTCTCATCAGTTttaatggaaaaatgaaaaaagaaatgCATCAAAAACTTGGTATATTAGGGCTGTATTATAATTGAGTTGTGATGACAAAAATTAAGTGGTGgttaagaagaaaaaaacgtAACCTTGCACTATACATTGGTTTGAAATACGAAAGTCAATTATCATAGTACCTCACTTGTTCAAAGTACAAATGTGTATGTCATAGATACATATTTCATTACCCAGCtcattacagtaatgcactTAACCTGCAGTTTCTACTTCTCCGACATCCTGGTAAGCACTAACGACAATAAAGTTTCCAACTTTGTAAAAGTGATTTAGTCTTCATTGTGCCGAAGGATGCTTTCTCAAggctctgattggtcagatggTGCAGTGAAGGATGCTTTCTCAAGGCTCTGATTGGTCGGATGGTGCAGTGACGTCTGCAGCCCGTGTCAGATCTGAGCAGTGTAGTTGGCTGGGAAGAGGCCCGTATGGCCATGGAGACGTCCCTGCCACCACGACGAGTCTGACCGGTCCAGAACCTCGATGATGTCACCAGCGTTAAACCCCAGCTCGTCACTTTCTTCTGCTATGAAGTCATACAAAGCCCTCACCTGTATAGCTGACCTCTGAGAcagcacatatacacaaacattcagacgtttatgcacatgtacacacacacacacacacacacacacacacacacacacacacacacacacacacacacataaacatacacatacatgcacacacaggaaAATGAGAGTTTATCATGCACACTTTATGGTTTAAATGGTAGCAACAAAAAGTACATTAACATCACAGGTAGAGATTTACTGCAAAAGGCCTGCTGTTGTGTAAGTCTGTAGTCCAAGAGCCTATATGTGTCCATATGTcccttttgtgtgtgtacatgaatgtgtgtgtgcatgtgtgtgtgtgtgtgtgtgtgtgtgtaatcttgACGTACCGGTGCAGGTAAGGTGTCAGACGTTCGTCGGGGGGCAGGAACATTGCTGACTGGACTGTTCCTGCCTGCCATGCCCATGTTGGGAGATCTTTCCTCCAAACTGCCTCTCTTATTCTGAAAATGCACACATAGCAGGTGGTAGCACATAAAATGATGTTACATGCGTATTGCGATAACATTCATGACTCGGGCTGGGAAATAAAGGTATAAAGGTAACCGAGTAAACAGGATTTTAAAAGTTAGCTTTGTTTCCTTTACTAAAAGAATCATATTTCAACATAACGAGAACTGCTTGGCACTCTTTTCTTTGTCTTGTTATGTAAGTGAACGGTTTCCATGACTGCACAGCAACAGCTTAAAGAACTGACTGTAGCCTGCAGACTGTAGTAAAGAAACACTTAAAATTTGCATAATGCCTTATGTTCCTTCCATATGTGTGATTTTGGGTCTTTCACTATATTCCATTGTGCAATTTGTTACTAGAAATTTGAGACTGGAAACAGGTAATTCTGGTGTGACCTATGTCATTCATTTCATTAACGTTTGAAGCAATTTGATGTTAACAGCTTTGTTGCCCATGAACGCAGGATATGTTTCCAGTGGACATGACATGACATTTGTTCATCAACATGAGACTTTTCAGTGTTAACAAAAGACTGTTTTTCATCGACATACATATTACTTAATGTATAGTAAGTAAACATTATATGAATTAAATTTATTTCTTTTGTGGTGAGCTAACAGCCAGTCATAGATGCCGTTATGTCTTGCACTAGTTATCAGCTAAACTCTTTTATCCACTTTAGTTACAATGAAATCAGTGTAAAGATCTAGAATGATGCTTTGCTTCACAAGATTTGACTCACATCTTGGAAtttcagtggaaaaaaatcTTATTATTTTCGATCAAAAGGCCACAGGTTAGATATGAACTTTGCCTTCCTCTATTCCAAACCACTCTATGGTTATCTGGGATATTTACACTGGTGGGTGGAGCGTGTTTAGCAGGAGGGATTGAGCATGCTACAACACAGGGCCTTCATAGCAGAGCTGGACCTCTGGGGAAGAGAGACGTTTCTTTACTGAGAAATTACACAGCCAGGGCACCTACAGGTTCATGGTTGTTACGGTAGGGGACTAGTTTTCCAGAACTCTTTGGAAGTTAATAGGTTAAAAATAAACCAGAAGTAAGGGAAATAAAATAGGTTACAATCATTTTATATTACAAATGACTTACATTTACTAATAGTTACTAATTATTAACTAAGTAATTAATTACTAGTTATTAACATAGGTCTGTAAAGGAGTGAAATCTACCTTCTGGGTGTGAGTTTCCTCAGCCAATCGCCGGTGTCCTGCAGAGCTGGGTGGGCCTCCATAGCCGCCCCCTTGTGGCCTGTCCTCAGGAAAgctgcccctctttacctaaacAAGACAGGAGAAGTGCATCAGACACCCACCTGTAATGACCCACATTGAAAAGCTGCTTAACACCTTATGAGCCCTAACACTGGCGGAGAGATGGATGCTtttcacacacctctccacctctccaacCTGGTTGAGGGTGAAAACCTGCATCAGCTTCCTAATGACATGATTTAGGAGGAGCGGGGTCATGTAGTgacataaatatttttattaatgaGATTTTGAGGTCGAATAGAGAGAGTGGTGATGCAGAGAAAGGGAATAAAAGAGAAATGAAAGGATtggtgaaagaaagaaaaaaagaaagaaagaaagaaagaaatggagGCATAGTTTGGTGGGGCTTAAACGTGGGCTTTTCCTACCGGTTGTGGAGCCGAGGATCTGGGTTCATCTCTACTGCCATCCTTCAGGTAGATCTCCCGTTGCTTAGAGATGGAGGTGGTTCTGTAGAAGTCTACCAGTTTGTTCAAAGAGGTGAACTTCTCTGTCCACAGGTAGTAATTGCCTTTATTGTCCTTCATGACTTTAAAATGCTGCACATCAAACTCGTGTCTGTGTAAAGTCAGAGGAGACAATAGGCTAATACATTTGACCTAATTCAATTTGCTGCACCAGTGCCCTCTTCTGGTACCTACTGACATTACAGGTGATTACACAGTGAGGTAATTGGAAGAAATCTATACTGCTTGTTGCTTCCTGCAGTTAACCACAAAGCAGAAGATTATCACAAAGTAAGGAGGAGCTTATTGAGATTTTGTATTGTTATGTTTTGCATAGTAAGTGATCTTAgggtaaaaaaattaattgaatATTTTAAGGAAATAATGCATGTGGGACAAAAGAGTGAAGATGAAGACTGGAAACACGGACTGTGCAAATGTCATATGTGAAGAACCTTTCACTGGGGAACTGAGGTGTCAGTGGGGGCTTAAAAAAGGTTTTCATTCCAGAGAATATTTTAAATCTCTGTTTAGACTTCAatgtacagaaccacagacTTTTCACCATTCCTTTACTTGGGAGTCCAGTaacatggaaaaaaaaataGCCAACTTACCTTATCTGTTCAGTTAACTACCACTAATTGCCAAAAACAAGATAGGAACTTGAATTCCAAAACCAAAGAATGTTAGTAAAAAATTGAACACAAACAGAATATGAACCCTTATCACCACTAGAGGCAGTGTTTGTGAAAAGAGCTTCCTTCATTCCTTCTGACCAGCATGACTGAATTCTGGACATAAGCACGTGGATGaatcatttaaaaatgatgCCTAAAATCACTCATCCCCACTAGGGGGCAGCTGTTCCTAAAGCAATATTAATGGGGCGTTTCTGTGTGGGCAATAACCAGCACACAGACATCAGGGGAATTCTGTAGCATATATATGCCAAAAATTACTCAGCAAGAGACAGAAAAGAGATTAGACAGAGTAAACCTCTATCTAACATGTAACTAAAACAGTCCAGCTCAGCCAATCACGCATTCATTGTATGGTGCCTTAAATGTCTGAAACAGTCAATGAAATGATGCCCCTTCAGATTTGAACAACTGTTAGACTCTGTATGGTTGACACTTGTTGAGTGTACTTCCCTCTGTGCTTGTGCACCCTGTACTGACCTGACGGAGATGGAGAAATCTCCAGGTGAGTTCTGACTCCCTCGGATCAGGAAGGCTCCGACCTCTCGAGACATGAGCAGCTCCTCAGCCGAGCTACGGCTAGCACTCTCCTGCAACCAGCTGAAAGGGACGCGCACGAACAGTCAGCTCACCAGCGCTCTACAGCAAGTTCAGCACACCACGCACTCGCATCTTTGAGCAGACACGCACGGGCGCACAGATTTGCACCAACCCAAAACATACAGACAGAAGTCAGAGCTCGGGCTCTCACGCTAACCTCGGGATCTGCCTGTCAACGTAGTTTTTAGGGACATAGCCCTCGTGTCCGTGCATTTCTGCTTTGTACCATTCATCCTGCGAACCCAGGATCTAGAAACAGAGAGGTTTTTTTGGTTTTAACAAAAGctcagcaaaaaataaataataaataaacattagCTGTGATATTGGAGGCGATGGAGAGCTGTTCTTTAAGTTTGTCATAAGCACAACAGCCACAGCATGCATCTGTAAACATCCATGTCTGAGACGAGTCTTCAGTTCATACCTTCAAAATGTCACCTTTCCGAAAGCTGAGTTCGTCCTCCGCCGTGCCGTTGAAGTCGTACTTTCCTCGGGCTTCCATGGTGATGGAGCGTTGCAACAAGGGCAGTAATAAAGGTCTGTACACTCTTGACCCCGAGAGAAAAAGGACAGTAAGAACGAGAGGATTCGGTACAAAAAGACCCGCAGGTACCGCACGTTAACCTCAGATCTCGGGCTGAAGCGGGTCAAACACCTGCTCATGCTTCAGCTCAAGCACTCTGGCAAACAGCCTCAGAGCAAACGCGCAGCTGTGGTTAGTCAGCCATTCATCCGTAAATACTAACGAAATGTAGTGCAAAAAAAGACAGACGTCTGAACAAAAAGACAATAATGATGAGTTTTAACATCTGTATTGTTTCAGACTAGTTTCTTCTCATTTGTTTAAAACAATTACTGCAATTTCTAACATTTCGTAAATACAAATCATCATAATGCTTATTAATCCTACAAACCGTTAGACCTCtattcacacaaacactcacacacacagacacacacatttgcctGCACATATCTACACAAAAGACTATAATGGTTTGCAAATCTTTAATGAAATAACAAAAAGACTATAATTCATAGCTAATTATTCCTCCAACGAGAGCATTTAAAGCTTCGATTTAATGATGTCTGtttattctgataaaatagctCAGAATACGTTGAATCTGTGGTTTGAAGAAATGTTCATACTGATAGACACATTTGGTATTTGGAGAGGCTTTAAATAATTTGCTATCATTGTGTAGCAATATTGCACTAGCAGTAAGCAATTTGTATtgtttgtattgtatttttgtTGGAAAGTGCTACACATGTATTCTCCATATGTTAGCAGTTCATAAATGCATCATAACATGTTGCAGTTCCAACAATAAACAATCTATGGATGAAAGTGAATAGATAAACGTGCCTCACACCTATGTTGGTGCTCACTGACTCAGGGACAGGGAGATGGTGCACACTGCTAGAAGTTCCTAGAGGGCATCATAAC includes these proteins:
- the LOC143484331 gene encoding GRB2-related adaptor protein 2-like translates to MEARGKYDFNGTAEDELSFRKGDILKILGSQDEWYKAEMHGHEGYVPKNYVDRQIPSWLQESASRSSAEELLMSREVGAFLIRGSQNSPGDFSISVRHEFDVQHFKVMKDNKGNYYLWTEKFTSLNKLVDFYRTTSISKQREIYLKDGSRDEPRSSAPQPVKRGSFPEDRPQGGGYGGPPSSAGHRRLAEETHTQKNKRGSLEERSPNMGMAGRNSPVSNVPAPRRTSDTLPAPRSAIQVRALYDFIAEESDELGFNAGDIIEVLDRSDSSWWQGRLHGHTGLFPANYTAQI